One genomic region from Candidatus Palauibacter polyketidifaciens encodes:
- a CDS encoding cache domain-containing protein — protein MRNRTSSVMLLALLGLAVVGLRARPASAQVPKVTAGEVVDRETLKGFVTWATAVSAAITDINEGSRLIQAVRTEGSDYNVGNMYLIFMTPDGQVFIHGEDPHMDGTNVFDVADENGTRVVQQLLAAGAAGGGFVEWCWDDPQDPDDARCKDSYALQYHSQVAGTDLVVVGGYYQDLSGAGQPLPSVPLPEVTAADVVDRESLRQFVHGSLDWLIELVGQVGFERATEWKALMREEGGPFKSGPIYLFVLTPEGYAIFHGADPWREGRTAIDNTDSRGKPFVREVIAAAQGGGGFVEYFWDDPTIQGDEDTGTPKVSYAVSFKSDLPIYQGVEFIVGAGFYRNFSTAEAEMAAADWLNRFGRSVASQAMEMIGNRVLQASDGPDQVTVGGRTVDLAALRGRGGVFGGLNALAPAASRTGGMAPTSFLPTSVGGLLGETSFRISPGQDAGGGGDYSLWGAGELTRFSAREGGGSGRGEIVTAALGADYRLGSVLAGLAVSHSLGSGGFDLGRAGDDDAGDVSTNLTSAFPYARLALSDRLSLWGALGYGFGRLDISGSGEQEPSSDISMRMVGLGAQGDLMGAGDPADFKLSLRADGFVAQVNSEEVEGRSELTTDVSRARVMLDASRGYTLSSGEMIQPNLRVGMRRDGGDVDTGFGMELGGGLAFLDLERGLTISVHGRKLVAHEQSQYEEWGLGGSITLNPQGAGRGLSLRASPSWGSTASGLAQLWAQGATGLTPNGYGYGLGSRRLDAEIGYGVDALAGRGTFTPYARLVLSEQPGAGHFGAGRSPGPFALMPLHASGRSLYGYHMGGRLNVGSGLWLNVEGGRNDYGAGSGPANSVTLNLAMNW, from the coding sequence TCTTCATGACCCCCGATGGACAGGTGTTCATCCACGGCGAAGACCCCCACATGGATGGCACGAACGTCTTCGATGTGGCGGACGAGAACGGGACCAGGGTCGTCCAGCAGCTGCTCGCCGCCGGCGCGGCCGGGGGCGGTTTCGTGGAGTGGTGCTGGGACGACCCGCAGGATCCGGACGACGCCCGCTGCAAGGACAGCTACGCCCTTCAGTACCATTCCCAGGTGGCGGGAACGGATCTGGTCGTGGTCGGAGGGTACTACCAGGACCTGTCGGGCGCCGGGCAGCCGCTCCCTTCCGTCCCGCTTCCGGAGGTCACCGCCGCCGACGTGGTGGATCGGGAGAGCCTCAGGCAGTTCGTGCATGGCTCTCTCGACTGGCTGATCGAGCTCGTCGGGCAAGTCGGGTTCGAGCGCGCGACCGAATGGAAGGCCTTGATGCGGGAGGAGGGCGGCCCGTTCAAGTCCGGCCCGATCTATCTGTTCGTTCTCACTCCCGAGGGTTATGCGATCTTTCACGGCGCCGACCCCTGGCGTGAAGGCCGGACGGCTATCGACAACACGGACTCCCGGGGGAAGCCGTTCGTCAGGGAAGTCATCGCCGCCGCCCAGGGGGGCGGGGGGTTCGTCGAGTATTTCTGGGACGATCCGACGATACAGGGGGATGAGGATACGGGAACCCCCAAGGTGAGTTACGCTGTCTCCTTCAAGAGCGACCTCCCCATCTACCAGGGCGTCGAGTTCATCGTGGGTGCGGGTTTCTATCGGAACTTCTCCACCGCCGAGGCGGAGATGGCCGCGGCCGACTGGCTCAACCGGTTCGGCCGTTCGGTGGCGAGCCAGGCCATGGAGATGATCGGCAACCGCGTGTTGCAGGCGTCCGATGGACCCGATCAGGTGACGGTCGGCGGGCGCACGGTCGACCTCGCCGCGCTGCGAGGGCGGGGCGGTGTGTTCGGCGGTCTCAACGCCCTCGCGCCCGCAGCTTCCCGCACGGGCGGTATGGCGCCGACGTCGTTCCTCCCGACATCCGTGGGCGGACTCCTCGGCGAGACCTCCTTCCGGATCTCACCCGGGCAGGATGCGGGGGGCGGCGGCGACTATTCGCTCTGGGGCGCGGGAGAGTTGACGCGCTTCTCGGCCCGCGAGGGCGGTGGGTCCGGTCGCGGCGAAATCGTCACCGCCGCGCTTGGCGCCGACTACAGGCTCGGATCGGTACTCGCCGGGCTCGCCGTGTCCCACAGTCTGGGGTCGGGCGGATTCGATCTGGGACGGGCCGGGGATGATGACGCGGGCGATGTGTCGACAAACCTGACCAGCGCCTTCCCCTACGCACGGCTCGCACTCAGCGACCGCCTCTCCCTCTGGGGCGCACTCGGATACGGGTTCGGCCGCCTCGACATCTCCGGAAGCGGAGAACAGGAGCCCTCCAGCGACATCTCAATGCGCATGGTGGGACTGGGGGCGCAGGGTGACCTGATGGGGGCCGGTGATCCGGCCGACTTCAAGCTCTCGCTGCGGGCGGATGGCTTTGTCGCGCAGGTGAACTCCGAGGAGGTCGAGGGTCGGAGCGAACTCACGACCGACGTGAGTCGCGCGCGCGTGATGCTCGACGCCTCGAGGGGCTACACGCTCTCGTCGGGAGAGATGATCCAGCCGAACCTGCGGGTCGGCATGAGACGCGACGGGGGCGATGTGGACACCGGCTTCGGGATGGAGCTGGGGGGCGGTCTCGCCTTCCTCGACCTGGAGCGGGGTCTCACGATCTCCGTGCACGGGCGCAAGCTCGTGGCGCACGAACAGAGCCAATACGAGGAGTGGGGCCTCGGCGGATCCATCACCCTGAACCCGCAGGGAGCGGGACGGGGGCTGTCGCTCCGCGCGAGTCCTTCCTGGGGGTCGACGGCGAGCGGCCTGGCCCAGCTCTGGGCGCAGGGCGCGACCGGCCTGACGCCGAACGGGTACGGCTACGGTCTCGGCAGCCGCCGGCTGGATGCGGAGATCGGATACGGCGTTGACGCGCTGGCGGGCCGGGGCACCTTCACGCCGTACGCTAGACTGGTCCTGTCGGAGCAGCCGGGCGCGGGGCACTTCGGCGCGGGTCGGTCCCCGGGTCCGTTCGCGCTGATGCCGCTCCACGCATCGGGGCGGAGCCTGTATGGCTACCACATGGGCGGGCGTCTCAACGTCGGCTCGGGCCTCTGGCTCAACGTCGAGGGAGGCCGCAACGACTACGGCGCGGGTTCGGGTCCGGCGAACAGCGTGACCCTCAACCTCGCCATGAACTGGTAG
- a CDS encoding DinB family protein has protein sequence MKPPTDSYTALDSLAGIRSGIRRCLERAADADRLGVSAPDISAWSVQDHLEHLLLSDRIVLDWVVEALARPNPATREQSAREIGVTLLAHGSIPRGRGPAPDFTLPAGLEGADLRAGFEALSGLATDLEPRLAELDACRLTLPHHVLGHFTPAEWLRFLHLHHRHHEAIIRDILAA, from the coding sequence GTGAAGCCACCTACGGATTCCTACACCGCCCTGGACTCCCTCGCCGGGATCCGCTCCGGAATCCGCCGCTGCCTCGAACGAGCCGCCGACGCTGACCGGCTGGGCGTTTCCGCCCCCGACATCTCGGCGTGGAGCGTCCAGGATCACTTGGAGCACCTGCTGCTCTCCGACCGGATCGTGCTGGATTGGGTCGTAGAGGCGCTGGCCCGACCGAACCCGGCGACGAGGGAACAGTCCGCGCGTGAGATCGGCGTGACGCTCCTGGCGCACGGCTCGATCCCGCGCGGCCGGGGCCCGGCCCCCGACTTCACGCTGCCTGCTGGTCTGGAAGGCGCCGATCTTCGGGCGGGTTTCGAGGCGCTAAGCGGGCTCGCGACGGATCTCGAACCGCGACTGGCGGAACTGGACGCGTGCCGGCTCACGCTCCCGCATCACGTGCTCGGCCATTTCACGCCCGCCGAGTGGCTACGCTTCCTCCACCTCCACCACCGCCATCACGAAGCGATCATCCGCGATATCCTCGCCGCCTGA
- a CDS encoding carbon starvation protein A, which yields MSAIVLLVIGLSAFLTGVLIYSRFIAGKIFKLDPDFVTPAHEFKDGVDYVPTNKHVLFGHHFTSVAGAAPIVGPAIAVIWGWLPAFLWVVLGTVFAGAVHDFSALWISTRHKGRSIGTLTESILGQRARVLFLLIIFFLLLMVNAVFAVIIANLFMANPGAVVPVWGSLVIALIVGFLIYRTGTGILIPSLGALATLYVLIWFGQDMPFTLPDFIGFSPTEAQLAAAEGDVAAAGEAAAADGRRVGWIAILFSYTFVASVLPVWLLLQPRDYVNGHQLFVALGIISLAVLVVNPEVVAPTVNTELPADTPGWLPLLFITIACGAISGFHGLVASGTSSKQLGKETDARYVGYGGAIGEGTLALTSIIACTAGFAIYLSRDVGAAQGLVLWQEHYSSFEAATAGATTAFVNGVGVLAAGIGIPESVAVIFASVVVISFAATTLDTAIRLQRYIISELGVEYNVKAIQNRWVATAIAVISCAVLALSADRGAGGMMIWPLFGTTNQLLAGLTLLIVSLFLMRQGRPFWVTMIPMGFLLLMTTWAMVINLDRFFGTNQWLLLVIGAAIFILEIWLLLEGAAAIRRVRAGRAQA from the coding sequence ATGAGCGCGATCGTCCTGCTGGTGATTGGTCTCTCGGCGTTCCTGACCGGAGTTCTCATCTACTCGCGCTTCATCGCCGGCAAGATCTTCAAGCTCGACCCCGACTTCGTCACGCCCGCGCACGAGTTCAAGGACGGCGTAGACTACGTGCCGACGAACAAGCATGTGCTCTTCGGGCACCACTTCACGTCGGTGGCGGGGGCGGCGCCCATCGTGGGACCCGCGATCGCCGTCATCTGGGGCTGGCTGCCCGCGTTCCTGTGGGTCGTGCTCGGGACGGTCTTCGCCGGGGCGGTGCACGACTTCAGCGCGCTGTGGATCTCGACCCGCCACAAGGGACGGTCGATCGGGACGCTCACGGAGTCGATCCTCGGCCAGCGCGCCCGCGTCCTCTTCCTCCTCATCATCTTTTTTCTGCTCCTGATGGTGAACGCGGTCTTCGCCGTGATCATCGCGAACCTGTTCATGGCGAACCCCGGCGCCGTGGTTCCGGTGTGGGGCTCGCTCGTCATCGCGCTCATCGTCGGCTTCCTCATCTACCGCACGGGGACGGGGATCCTCATTCCGTCGCTGGGGGCGCTGGCAACGCTGTACGTGCTCATCTGGTTCGGGCAGGACATGCCCTTCACGCTGCCCGACTTCATCGGCTTCAGCCCGACCGAGGCGCAACTCGCCGCGGCGGAAGGCGATGTGGCCGCGGCGGGAGAGGCGGCAGCGGCCGATGGGCGCCGCGTGGGATGGATCGCTATCCTCTTCTCCTACACCTTCGTCGCCTCGGTCCTCCCCGTGTGGCTGCTCCTGCAGCCGCGCGACTACGTGAACGGGCACCAGCTCTTCGTCGCGCTCGGGATCATCAGCCTCGCCGTGCTCGTGGTGAACCCGGAGGTCGTGGCGCCCACGGTGAACACGGAACTGCCCGCCGACACGCCGGGCTGGCTGCCGCTCCTCTTCATCACGATCGCTTGCGGGGCGATCAGCGGCTTCCACGGCCTCGTCGCCTCGGGCACCTCATCCAAGCAGTTGGGGAAGGAGACGGACGCGCGCTACGTGGGCTACGGCGGGGCGATCGGGGAGGGAACGCTCGCCCTCACCTCGATCATCGCGTGTACGGCCGGCTTCGCGATCTACCTCAGCCGGGACGTGGGGGCGGCGCAGGGTCTTGTCCTCTGGCAGGAGCACTACAGCAGCTTCGAGGCGGCAACGGCCGGCGCCACGACCGCGTTCGTCAACGGCGTGGGCGTGCTTGCGGCCGGTATCGGGATCCCCGAGAGCGTGGCGGTGATCTTCGCCTCCGTCGTCGTGATCAGCTTCGCGGCGACGACGCTGGATACCGCCATCCGGCTGCAGCGCTACATCATCAGCGAACTCGGCGTCGAGTACAACGTGAAGGCGATCCAGAACCGCTGGGTGGCGACCGCGATCGCCGTTATCAGTTGCGCGGTCCTGGCGCTCTCCGCGGACCGCGGCGCCGGCGGCATGATGATCTGGCCGCTGTTCGGCACGACGAACCAGCTCCTGGCCGGCCTCACGCTCCTCATCGTGTCGCTCTTCCTGATGCGGCAGGGGCGCCCCTTCTGGGTGACGATGATCCCGATGGGCTTCCTGCTGCTGATGACGACGTGGGCGATGGTCATCAACCTCGACCGCTTCTTCGGCACGAACCAGTGGCTGCTGCTCGTGATCGGAGCCGCGATCTTCATCCTCGAGATCTGGCTCCTGCTGGAGGGTGCCGCCGCTATCCGCAGAGTCCGCGCGGGAAGAGCCCAGGCGTGA
- a CDS encoding TRC40/GET3/ArsA family transport-energizing ATPase — MLSNEGSRRAATPSGAAPRGRTRAPLPFPDRPVLFFGGKGGVGKTTMAAAAALDMAARGHRTLLVSTDPAHSTADVLQAELGDRPRRVADGCWAMEVDPEREADRYIDAVKERVASAAPPRLLGEVYRQIDIARVSPGAAESALFDRFTRILEDEGGDYDRVVFDTAPTGQTLRLLSLPELMATWISGLIQRRKKIGALAQMWKNVAGSEEVPTPENDPLLGALEARRDRFRAARRILTDRRRTAFVFVVIPERLPIWETEKAVEALAKHDVPVGAIVVNQVLPAPAAGAGDDPFLAARRERQAAYLARISQSLGDWPVLRVALLDSDPVGVDALRRIPVER; from the coding sequence TTGCTGAGCAACGAGGGTTCGCGGCGGGCCGCGACGCCGTCCGGGGCGGCACCGCGCGGGCGTACGCGGGCCCCGCTGCCGTTCCCCGACCGGCCCGTCCTTTTCTTCGGCGGCAAGGGTGGGGTGGGGAAGACCACGATGGCGGCGGCCGCCGCGCTCGACATGGCGGCGCGGGGGCACCGGACGCTCCTCGTGTCCACGGACCCGGCGCACTCCACCGCGGACGTGCTTCAGGCTGAGCTGGGAGACCGGCCGCGGCGGGTCGCCGACGGCTGCTGGGCCATGGAGGTGGACCCGGAGCGCGAGGCCGACCGCTACATCGACGCGGTCAAGGAGCGCGTCGCGTCCGCGGCCCCGCCCCGCCTCCTGGGCGAGGTCTACCGGCAGATCGACATCGCCCGCGTCTCCCCCGGCGCCGCGGAGTCTGCCCTCTTCGACCGTTTCACCCGCATCCTCGAGGACGAGGGCGGCGACTACGACCGGGTCGTCTTCGACACCGCCCCGACGGGACAGACGCTCCGGCTTCTCTCTCTCCCCGAGTTGATGGCGACGTGGATCAGCGGACTCATCCAGCGGCGCAAGAAGATCGGTGCTTTGGCGCAGATGTGGAAGAACGTCGCGGGCTCCGAGGAGGTCCCGACGCCGGAGAACGACCCTCTGCTCGGGGCGCTGGAGGCGCGGCGCGACCGCTTCCGCGCGGCGCGGCGAATCCTGACCGACCGCCGGCGGACCGCGTTCGTCTTCGTCGTGATTCCCGAGCGCCTGCCGATCTGGGAAACGGAGAAGGCGGTCGAGGCCCTCGCGAAACACGACGTCCCGGTAGGGGCCATCGTCGTGAACCAGGTGCTCCCGGCGCCGGCCGCCGGCGCGGGCGACGATCCGTTCCTCGCCGCGCGGCGGGAACGTCAGGCCGCCTATCTTGCGAGGATCTCGCAGTCTCTCGGAGATTGGCCCGTCCTCCGCGTCGCCCTCCTCGACTCCGATCCGGTGGGGGTGGACGCTCTGAGGCGGATTCCCGTAGAACGCTAG
- a CDS encoding cory-CC-star protein, with protein MTTPTPRWRRWLREAREVYEGLYIAPYRATIHREYLRQHDAFMLMGFSDLLGVPNPVQFYMLELYPSLIEEFHEWHVRVGMERGPEGGFRCC; from the coding sequence GTGACAACGCCGACACCGCGCTGGCGCCGCTGGCTGCGGGAGGCGCGCGAGGTGTACGAGGGGCTGTACATCGCCCCCTACCGCGCGACGATCCACCGCGAGTACCTGCGGCAGCACGACGCGTTCATGCTGATGGGGTTCTCGGATCTCCTCGGCGTGCCGAACCCGGTCCAGTTCTACATGCTCGAACTGTATCCGTCGCTCATCGAGGAATTTCACGAGTGGCACGTCCGGGTCGGAATGGAGCGCGGGCCCGAAGGCGGCTTCCGCTGTTGCTGA
- a CDS encoding amidohydrolase family protein, with protein MTPRRRIPAAGVLAMALFAACATGRGPEAMPSAAIASPSAAPATPSPVAPATPFVETGAPMAATTAETASGTVLFNDSHFHLLNYVQRGPAAREFLEMTDGRVGRVAMFGIPLQQKWDYFLSGDRAPDYYLRSNADLYYYSFVDAVIAREYLSLPEAERGRVDPMITGFNPTDMYSADHIERVLLTFPGVFAGIGEFSIHKEFVSSKVSGHAASLRNPALDRILDTAAEIGLVVILHCDIDNVRPGDPPDFAAELLELFADHPDATIIWAHTGLGRFIAPAEGHVAGLDRMLADPLYDHIALDISWDEVAKYVVRDEASLKAWTALIERHPTRFLFGTDAVAPTDWDAYVRNHAVYAPLWQRLDPAVRAQVERLNYERIFDAAIPRVRAWEERRLTGRNGS; from the coding sequence GTGACACCGCGCCGGCGGATCCCCGCGGCGGGTGTATTGGCGATGGCGCTCTTCGCCGCCTGCGCGACGGGCCGCGGTCCGGAAGCGATGCCGTCGGCGGCGATCGCATCGCCGTCCGCTGCGCCCGCCACCCCCTCTCCCGTCGCGCCCGCGACGCCTTTCGTCGAAACGGGCGCCCCGATGGCGGCGACGACCGCGGAAACGGCGTCCGGGACGGTGCTCTTCAACGATTCCCACTTTCATCTCCTGAACTACGTCCAGCGCGGCCCGGCGGCGCGGGAGTTCTTGGAGATGACGGACGGGCGGGTGGGACGCGTGGCCATGTTCGGCATCCCGCTGCAGCAGAAGTGGGACTACTTCCTGTCGGGAGACCGGGCACCGGACTACTACCTGCGGTCGAACGCGGACCTGTACTACTACTCGTTCGTGGACGCGGTCATCGCCCGCGAGTACCTGTCGCTGCCCGAGGCGGAGCGCGGCCGGGTCGATCCGATGATCACGGGCTTCAATCCGACGGACATGTACTCCGCGGACCACATCGAGCGCGTCCTGCTCACCTTCCCCGGCGTGTTCGCGGGCATCGGCGAGTTCAGCATCCACAAGGAGTTCGTGTCGTCGAAGGTGTCCGGCCACGCGGCGAGCCTCCGCAACCCCGCCCTGGACCGCATCCTCGACACCGCCGCGGAGATCGGGCTCGTCGTCATCCTCCACTGCGACATCGACAACGTTCGCCCGGGCGATCCGCCGGACTTCGCCGCCGAGTTGCTGGAGCTGTTCGCCGACCACCCGGACGCGACGATCATCTGGGCGCACACCGGCCTCGGCCGCTTCATCGCCCCCGCTGAGGGGCATGTCGCCGGGCTCGACCGCATGCTCGCCGACCCCCTCTACGACCACATCGCTCTCGACATCTCGTGGGACGAGGTGGCGAAGTACGTCGTGCGCGACGAGGCGAGCCTCAAGGCCTGGACCGCGCTCATCGAACGCCACCCGACGCGGTTCCTCTTCGGCACCGACGCCGTCGCGCCCACCGACTGGGACGCCTATGTGCGTAACCATGCGGTGTATGCGCCGCTGTGGCAGCGCCTCGACCCCGCGGTCCGGGCTCAGGTCGAACGGCTCAACTACGAGCGCATCTTCGACGCCGCGATCCCCCGCGTCCGCGCCTGGGAAGAGCGCCGACTCACTGGCCGTAACGGAAGCTGA